A portion of the Pseudoxanthomonas sp. JBR18 genome contains these proteins:
- a CDS encoding glycoside hydrolase family 36 protein, translated as MPPIGRRTALKFIAGSVAGGVTWSTMPWARAASADSDRQGAHSQAGDAVLGVAFDERMRTRLSAWGAPLTGWQSSETLLLDDGEVTDFRLGDQQAHDLDDPRHGRGRQVVFTGRAAQGVEKQVAVSQFDALPGLALMQVRYRNVGSTPLNVTGWRSSAHELSDAPGGFWSFSGATHTDRRDWVQPLGDGFDQRNSLAMDSSDYGGGTPVANVWRRDVGLAIGHVEPVPRPLAMPVKRAATGASIAIEGQQPTTLAPGAELVTERTFLAVHRGDFYAPLQQYRQFMAAEGIEGPRPPDSAFAPIWCAWGYERDFTVKQIFDTLPKAQALGFEWAVLDDGWQTNEGDWKIDLKKFPRGEADMRAFTAEIRRHGMRPRLWLAPLAADPGSDVLHDHVDMLLLDKDGAFQTVTWWNALTQCPAYQPVIDFYVALVKKIIGDWGFQGIKLDGQHLNAVAPCYNPAHKHARPEESVEGLARFWQAIYDAAHAANPEAVVELCPCGTAFAFHNLPATDQYPASDPLSSWQVRSKGKSIKALMGDRSSYAGDHVELSDGRDDFASSVGVGAVISTKFTWPKDTDHPAEPLPPGGFVLTPEREALWRKWVDLYKAHMLPRGEYLGTLYDIGFDKPETHVIAKDGAQYYTFYAPRFDGQVELRGLGPGPWKVRDLFNERDLGVVHGPVARLPARFERFLFVQATRMQATPEAAA; from the coding sequence ATGCCCCCGATTGGACGTCGCACCGCTCTGAAGTTCATCGCCGGCAGCGTGGCCGGCGGGGTGACCTGGAGCACCATGCCCTGGGCGCGTGCCGCGAGCGCAGACTCGGATCGACAGGGCGCGCACTCGCAGGCTGGCGATGCGGTGCTGGGCGTCGCCTTCGATGAGCGCATGCGCACGCGCCTGTCGGCGTGGGGCGCGCCGTTGACCGGCTGGCAATCCAGCGAGACGCTGCTGCTGGATGACGGCGAGGTGACCGATTTCCGCCTCGGCGACCAACAGGCCCACGACCTGGACGACCCGCGCCATGGGCGCGGCCGGCAGGTGGTGTTCACCGGCCGCGCCGCGCAGGGCGTGGAAAAGCAGGTCGCGGTGAGCCAGTTCGATGCCCTGCCCGGCCTGGCGCTGATGCAGGTGCGCTATCGCAATGTCGGCAGCACCCCGTTGAACGTCACCGGCTGGCGCAGCAGCGCCCACGAACTCAGCGATGCGCCCGGTGGCTTCTGGAGTTTCTCCGGCGCCACCCATACCGACCGCCGCGACTGGGTGCAGCCGCTGGGCGATGGGTTCGACCAGCGCAACAGTCTGGCCATGGACTCGTCCGACTACGGTGGCGGCACGCCGGTGGCGAATGTGTGGCGACGCGATGTCGGCCTGGCCATCGGCCATGTCGAGCCAGTGCCGCGGCCGCTGGCCATGCCGGTCAAACGCGCCGCGACTGGCGCCTCGATCGCGATCGAAGGCCAGCAGCCGACCACCCTGGCGCCCGGCGCCGAGCTGGTCACCGAGCGCACCTTCCTGGCCGTGCATCGCGGCGACTTCTATGCGCCGCTGCAGCAGTACCGCCAGTTCATGGCGGCCGAGGGGATCGAAGGCCCGCGTCCGCCGGACTCGGCCTTCGCGCCGATCTGGTGCGCCTGGGGCTACGAACGCGATTTCACCGTCAAGCAGATCTTCGACACGCTGCCCAAGGCGCAGGCGCTGGGCTTCGAGTGGGCGGTGCTGGACGACGGCTGGCAGACCAACGAGGGCGACTGGAAGATCGACCTGAAGAAGTTCCCGCGCGGCGAGGCGGACATGCGCGCCTTTACCGCGGAGATCCGCAGGCACGGCATGCGTCCGCGCCTGTGGCTGGCGCCGCTGGCCGCCGATCCGGGCAGTGACGTCCTGCACGACCACGTGGACATGCTGCTGCTGGACAAGGACGGCGCCTTCCAGACCGTGACCTGGTGGAACGCGCTGACCCAGTGTCCGGCCTACCAGCCAGTGATCGATTTCTACGTGGCGCTGGTCAAGAAGATCATCGGCGACTGGGGCTTTCAGGGCATCAAGCTGGACGGACAGCACCTCAATGCGGTGGCGCCCTGCTACAACCCGGCGCACAAGCATGCGCGGCCCGAGGAATCGGTCGAGGGCCTGGCCCGGTTCTGGCAGGCGATCTACGACGCCGCGCACGCGGCCAACCCGGAGGCCGTCGTCGAGCTGTGCCCGTGCGGCACTGCGTTCGCGTTCCACAACCTGCCAGCGACCGACCAGTACCCGGCCTCCGATCCGCTGTCCTCGTGGCAGGTGCGCAGCAAGGGCAAGTCGATCAAGGCGCTGATGGGCGATCGCAGCAGCTATGCCGGCGACCACGTCGAGCTGTCCGACGGACGCGATGACTTCGCCTCCAGTGTCGGCGTCGGCGCGGTGATCTCGACCAAGTTCACCTGGCCCAAGGACACCGACCATCCTGCCGAGCCGCTGCCGCCAGGCGGGTTCGTGCTCACGCCCGAGCGCGAAGCGTTGTGGCGCAAGTGGGTCGATCTGTACAAGGCGCACATGCTGCCCCGGGGCGAGTACCTGGGCACGCTGTACGACATCGGCTTCGACAAGCCCGAGACGCACGTCATCGCCAAGGATGGGGCGCAGTACTACACCTTCTACGCACCGCGCTTCGATGGACAGGTGGAACTGCGCGGGCTGGGCCCAGGCCCATGGAAGGTGCGCGACCTGTTCAACGAACGCGACCTTGGCGTGGTCCACGGACCGGTCGCCAGACTTCCCGCCCGTTTCGAACGCTTCCTGTTTGTGCAGGCCACGCGCATGCAAGCCACGCCGGAGGCCGCCGCATGA
- a CDS encoding DMT family transporter, with protein MSASAATAAPRRRPWLTYALATVALWGVWGALSPLSAAHGFPDTLVYVVWALTMLPPALYILWRGGWRLERSPRAIVYGLTIGLLGAGGQMLLFHTLTIGPAYFVFPIISLSPVVTIALSFVLLRERTGWQGTLGIVLALVALPMLDLSFGRGAGGGLGWFLQSLLIMLAWGVQAFFMKLANDSVRADSIFAYMTIGALLLAPVALWMTDWSQPINTSLTGPWLAAGIQVLNAIGALTLVFAFRYGKAMVVAPLSNAGAPLVTAALSLLFAGVVPGPLKAAGLVLALVASLLLVLEPERPANAPLS; from the coding sequence ATGAGCGCCTCCGCCGCCACGGCCGCGCCGCGTCGTCGCCCCTGGCTGACCTATGCGCTGGCGACCGTGGCGCTATGGGGCGTGTGGGGCGCGCTGTCGCCGCTATCGGCCGCGCATGGCTTCCCGGACACGCTGGTGTATGTGGTGTGGGCGCTGACCATGCTGCCGCCTGCGCTCTACATCCTGTGGCGCGGCGGCTGGCGCCTGGAACGCTCGCCCCGGGCCATCGTCTATGGCCTGACTATCGGCCTGCTCGGCGCGGGCGGCCAGATGCTGCTGTTCCACACGCTGACCATCGGCCCGGCGTACTTCGTGTTCCCGATCATCTCGCTCTCGCCGGTAGTGACCATCGCGCTGTCGTTCGTGCTGCTGCGCGAGCGCACCGGCTGGCAGGGCACGCTGGGGATCGTGCTGGCGCTGGTCGCGCTGCCCATGCTGGATTTGTCCTTCGGCCGTGGCGCAGGCGGCGGGCTTGGCTGGTTCCTGCAGTCGCTGCTGATCATGCTGGCCTGGGGCGTGCAGGCGTTCTTCATGAAGCTGGCCAACGACAGCGTGCGCGCCGACAGCATCTTCGCCTACATGACCATCGGCGCGCTGCTGCTGGCCCCCGTGGCGCTGTGGATGACCGACTGGTCGCAGCCGATCAACACCAGCCTGACCGGTCCGTGGCTGGCGGCCGGCATCCAGGTGCTCAACGCCATCGGCGCGCTGACGCTGGTGTTCGCCTTCCGCTATGGCAAGGCGATGGTGGTTGCGCCGCTGAGCAATGCCGGCGCACCGCTGGTCACCGCCGCGCTGTCGCTGCTGTTCGCCGGCGTCGTCCCGGGCCCGCTGAAGGCCGCAGGCCTGGTTCTGGCCCTGGTTGCCTCGCTGCTGCTGGTGCTCGAACCCGAGCGCCCGGCCAACGCCCCTCTTTCCTGA
- a CDS encoding D-tagatose-bisphosphate aldolase, class II, non-catalytic subunit, giving the protein MQALLDLIARHRSGHAVGVTSICSAHPIVIEASLRHAQRTGQDLVLFEATCNQVNQDGGYTGMQPSDFVAFVHGIAQRVGFDAGRIALGGDHLGPNPWTSLDAAAAMDKADVMVAAYVAAGFRKIHLDCSMACAGDPVPLPEAEIVRRAVRLARASEAAWQQAGGEAPVYVIGTEVPVPGGATEAIEGLALTTPEAALATIQAHRTAFAEAGLEDAWQRVVASVVQPGVEFDHHSVIDYAPDKAVALSQAITTVPDMVFEAHSTDYQTRDALDALVRDHFAILKVGPGLTFALREALWALDAIEREWIPVQRQARLREVALQRLHDAPGHWRRYYHSEGAALAIDLNYSLSDRIRYYWPDTHIEQARQHLFDNLRGNPPPISLISQFLPHALHALRTGTATLDPQSLAMAHISAVLDDYHHACHDQDRS; this is encoded by the coding sequence ATGCAAGCCCTGCTCGACCTCATCGCGCGCCACCGTTCCGGTCATGCCGTCGGCGTGACCTCGATCTGCTCGGCGCATCCCATCGTCATCGAGGCCTCGCTACGCCACGCCCAGCGCACCGGACAGGACCTGGTGCTGTTCGAGGCGACCTGCAACCAGGTCAACCAGGACGGCGGCTATACCGGCATGCAGCCGAGCGACTTCGTCGCCTTCGTGCACGGCATCGCCCAGCGTGTCGGCTTCGACGCGGGGCGCATCGCCCTTGGTGGCGATCACCTCGGGCCGAACCCGTGGACATCGCTGGATGCGGCCGCAGCGATGGACAAGGCCGACGTCATGGTGGCCGCCTACGTGGCCGCGGGCTTCCGCAAGATCCACCTGGATTGCTCGATGGCCTGCGCCGGCGATCCGGTGCCGCTGCCGGAGGCCGAAATCGTGCGCCGCGCGGTGCGCCTGGCGCGCGCGTCCGAGGCCGCCTGGCAGCAGGCCGGCGGCGAAGCGCCGGTCTACGTCATCGGCACCGAGGTCCCCGTGCCCGGCGGCGCCACCGAAGCCATCGAAGGCCTCGCCCTGACCACGCCCGAAGCGGCGCTGGCCACCATCCAGGCGCATCGCACCGCCTTCGCCGAGGCCGGCCTGGAAGACGCGTGGCAGCGCGTGGTCGCCTCGGTCGTGCAGCCGGGCGTGGAGTTCGACCATCACAGCGTCATCGACTACGCGCCGGACAAGGCCGTCGCCCTGAGCCAGGCGATCACCACCGTGCCGGACATGGTGTTCGAGGCGCACTCGACCGACTACCAGACCCGCGATGCGCTCGACGCACTGGTACGCGACCACTTCGCCATCCTCAAGGTCGGCCCCGGATTGACCTTCGCCCTGCGCGAAGCGCTCTGGGCGCTGGATGCGATCGAGCGCGAATGGATTCCCGTCCAGCGCCAGGCGCGCCTGCGCGAGGTGGCCCTGCAGCGCCTGCATGACGCCCCCGGGCACTGGCGTCGCTATTACCACAGCGAGGGCGCGGCCCTGGCCATCGACCTCAACTACAGCCTGTCCGACCGCATCCGCTACTACTGGCCGGACACACACATCGAACAGGCGCGCCAGCACCTGTTCGACAACCTGCGCGGCAACCCGCCGCCCATCTCCCTGATCAGCCAGTTCCTTCCCCACGCATTGCACGCCCTTCGCACCGGAACCGCGACGCTCGACCCGCAGTCCCTGGCCATGGCGCACATCAGTGCCGTACTCGATGACTACCACCATGCATGCCATGACCAAGACCGTTCCTGA
- a CDS encoding SIS domain-containing protein — translation MTKTVPELFGATEGELQATKAIWTAREIAQQPQMLRRTHALVADLHAQLQDFVAPIAGNPAARVILTGAGTSAYLGQCLAPLLDRRLAARVDAVPTTDLVSAPRLHLDPAQPLLLISFGRSGNSPESIAAVELAESLVREVRHLVVTCNAQGQLANVPVRQAMTVQLPEETHDTSFAMTSSFSCMMYAAVAALLPAGALDARIEPIARATEAVIADALPLLRSLADAHHARVVYLGSGLFQGLAREATLKLGELTNGAVATCYDSPLGFRHGPKTFVTGDTLVMVFVSNHPYTRRYDHDLIDELRRDGVASRVIEISAQPRSEGADTLAVPGLADAADVDLLWPYIAAAQIYAFLHARVRGVTPDNPNPAGIVNRVVQGVRLYALDA, via the coding sequence ATGACCAAGACCGTTCCTGAGCTCTTCGGCGCCACCGAGGGCGAACTACAGGCCACCAAGGCCATCTGGACCGCGCGCGAGATCGCCCAGCAGCCGCAGATGCTGCGCCGTACCCACGCGCTGGTCGCCGACCTGCACGCCCAGCTGCAGGACTTCGTCGCGCCGATCGCCGGCAACCCGGCCGCGCGCGTGATCCTCACTGGCGCGGGTACCTCGGCCTATCTCGGTCAGTGCCTGGCACCGCTGCTGGACCGGCGCCTGGCCGCGCGCGTGGATGCGGTGCCGACCACCGACCTGGTGAGCGCGCCGCGGTTGCACCTGGATCCGGCCCAGCCACTGCTGTTGATCTCCTTTGGCCGCTCAGGCAACAGCCCGGAGAGCATCGCCGCGGTTGAACTGGCCGAGTCCCTGGTGCGCGAGGTGCGTCATCTGGTGGTGACCTGCAACGCACAGGGCCAGCTGGCCAACGTGCCAGTCAGGCAGGCGATGACCGTGCAGTTGCCGGAAGAGACGCACGACACCAGCTTCGCGATGACCTCGTCCTTCAGCTGCATGATGTACGCCGCCGTCGCCGCACTGCTGCCGGCCGGGGCGCTGGACGCGCGCATCGAACCCATCGCGCGGGCGACCGAGGCGGTGATCGCCGACGCGCTGCCACTGCTGCGTTCACTGGCCGACGCCCACCACGCACGCGTCGTCTACCTGGGCAGCGGACTGTTCCAGGGCCTGGCGCGCGAGGCCACGCTCAAGCTGGGCGAACTGACCAATGGCGCGGTGGCAACCTGCTACGACTCGCCGCTGGGCTTCCGCCACGGGCCCAAGACCTTCGTCACCGGCGACACGCTGGTAATGGTGTTCGTGTCCAACCATCCCTACACCCGGCGCTACGACCACGACCTGATCGACGAGTTGCGTCGCGACGGGGTGGCGTCGCGGGTGATCGAGATTTCGGCCCAGCCACGTAGCGAAGGTGCCGATACGCTGGCGGTGCCGGGCCTGGCCGATGCGGCGGATGTGGACTTGTTGTGGCCCTACATCGCGGCCGCGCAGATCTACGCGTTCCTGCATGCGCGCGTGCGCGGGGTGACACCGGACAACCCGAATCCAGCCGGCATCGTCAACCGTGTCGTCCAGGGCGTACGGCTGTACGCGCTGGACGCCTGA
- a CDS encoding BadF/BadG/BcrA/BcrD ATPase family protein, which yields MAAHALYLGVDGGGTKTRFALIDAAGTLLAETQLGTAYHPQVGLDGVRRILSEGIATVLGQLDRDRSDIAQAFFGLPAYGEDSRATATLQAIPGQVLGHDRYACDNDMVCGWAGSLACADGINIIAGTGSMGYGRRGEAAARAGGWGEAFGDEGSAYWIAVQGLNAFSRMSDGRLPRGPLHAILRAHFDLDEDLDICAHVYGEDVGTRGDIARLSVQVAQAAGEGDAVAIAIFQHAGEELAQIAQALRDLLGFEPGEPVPLSYSGGAFSAGALLMQPFQAALARCSTDFVLHTPIHSPHYGAALYALRLAGAAPR from the coding sequence ATGGCTGCACACGCGCTCTACCTGGGCGTCGACGGGGGCGGTACCAAGACGCGCTTCGCGCTGATCGATGCCGCCGGCACGTTGCTGGCCGAGACCCAGCTGGGCACCGCCTACCATCCCCAGGTCGGGCTGGACGGGGTCCGCCGCATTCTGAGCGAAGGCATCGCCACGGTGCTGGGCCAACTGGATCGCGACCGCAGTGACATCGCGCAGGCGTTCTTCGGCCTTCCGGCCTATGGCGAGGACAGCCGCGCCACCGCGACGCTGCAGGCCATCCCCGGCCAGGTGCTGGGCCATGACCGCTATGCCTGCGACAACGACATGGTGTGCGGCTGGGCCGGTTCGCTGGCCTGCGCAGATGGCATCAACATCATCGCCGGCACCGGCTCGATGGGCTACGGACGACGCGGTGAGGCCGCGGCCCGCGCCGGCGGCTGGGGCGAGGCGTTCGGCGACGAGGGCTCGGCCTACTGGATCGCCGTGCAGGGGCTCAACGCCTTCTCGCGCATGAGCGATGGCCGCCTGCCGCGTGGGCCCCTGCACGCGATCCTGCGTGCCCACTTCGACCTGGACGAGGACCTGGACATTTGCGCGCATGTCTACGGGGAGGACGTCGGCACGCGCGGCGACATTGCCCGCCTGTCGGTGCAGGTGGCCCAGGCTGCCGGCGAAGGCGACGCGGTGGCGATCGCGATTTTCCAGCATGCCGGCGAAGAGCTGGCGCAGATTGCCCAGGCACTCCGCGATCTGCTCGGCTTCGAACCGGGCGAACCGGTGCCACTCTCGTATTCCGGTGGGGCCTTCAGCGCTGGCGCGCTGCTGATGCAGCCGTTCCAGGCCGCCCTGGCCAGGTGCAGCACGGACTTCGTGCTACATACGCCGATCCACTCTCCGCATTACGGGGCCGCGCTCTACGCGCTGCGGCTGGCCGGGGCGGCGCCGCGCTGA